The DNA sequence TGTATTGAAAAAGAATGCAAAATACGTTTCAGGAGATATTCAGTACGGGGCAAATGTATCTTCAGGCTCCAATAATTTTAAAGGAGGAAGTGACGGACAATCTTTGCAATTAGACTTAAACTACGGTACCTCTTTAGGAAAACAAGGAAGTTATCTGAATGTTACCGGAAGTGCCGTAACTAGACAAGCTACCAGTCGTGCTGGAATTAGAAGTAACCCTATTTTTAATGCCTATAACGCGGTCGAAAACAGAGCGGCTCAAGATGGCGTTCAGGTCAATTCGTTGTTCAGTAATATTAATGCAACGCCAAATTCAGGACAAATCATCAGTACATTACAGCAATATGCGCCACAAGTAAGTTATTTTACACCGGCACAGCAAACCGCGATTTCTTCTGCGAGCACAATTGCTCAGATGCAAACTGCCTTAAATTTTGATGTAACGAATAATGAATTGAATTACAGAGGACAGCAAAGAAGTGACTATAATATGAGTGTAGGTCAGTCAGAATTGGCAACAGGACAGTTGTATTTCAATGCTAAATATCCTTTGACTGAGATTACTTCCTTATATTCCTTTGGAGGACTGTCTTATAGAAACGGAAAATCATACGCCTTTAACAGACTTCCAAATGCTTCGGGAGCTTTTACCCAGGTATATTCAAATGGATTTTTGCCTGAAATAGAATCAGACATCGTAGACGCTTCTGCTGCTGCGGGAATTACAACGCAATTGTTTGGTTTTGATACTGATTTCAGTTCAAATCTGGGGACAAACTCTTTTAAATACGGAGCAAACAATACGATAAATGCAACTTTGGGAACACAATCTCCATCTAGTTTTGATGCCGGTAAAGTTTCATTTTTACAAAGTACAACCAATTTGGATTTTAGTAAAAAACTGGATGTTTTAGAAGGACTGAATGTTGCTTTTGGTGGAGAATTCAGATATGAAAACTATCAGATTAAAGCAGGAGAACAAGCCTCTTATGGATTATATGATGTAAACGGAAATTTTGTTTCCGGTACATTGCCAACAACTTCACCATTAATTGTGACTGATTTCTTCGGAAACAAACGTGGAGCAGGAGCGCAGGGATTCTCAGGATTTCAAGCTACCGATGCAAAAGAGAAAGACAGAAAAAGTGTAGCAGCTTATGTAGATTTAGAATTAAACCCAACAGAAAACTGGCTTTTAAACGGAGCAGCACGTTTCGAAAATTATTCTGATTTTGGAAATACGGTTACGTTTAAATTGGCTTCACTTTTGAAATTAAATGATTTCATCAATTGGAGAATTTCGGGACAAACAGGTTTTAGAGCACCTTCATTGCAACAAAAATATTTTGAAACCAGCTCTACTCAATTTATCAATGGTGCTCCATACCAGGTGGGGTATTTTACAAATGACTCCGATGCGGCAAAAAGCATTGGTGTAGCAAATTTAAAACCGGAGAAATCTAAAAGTATCAGCACTGGTTTTACGTTTAAAATTCCAGAAGCCAATATCACCATTTCTACCGATGCCTATTTTACAAGAATCGATGACCGAATTGTTTTAACAGGACAATATGCAAGACCAACAGACGCACAAATTACGGGTGCTACCTCACCGGAACAAGCAGAAGCATTGACCCTGTTTCAGGAAGCATTTGATTTAAAAGGAGTAGAAAGAGCCTCATTCTGGACAAACGGAATCAATTCTGAGACAAAAGGAATAGATGTAGTAATTTCTCAGAAATATAATGTAGTAGCCGACTTCACAATCAGAAATGATTTTGCGATCAGTTATAATGAAACCAAAAGAGTAGGAGATTTAAATGTTCCTCAGTCTATTATTGATGCAGGAGGAGAACCTTTTAAATATTCGTTTTTTCCCGAGTCAAGCAGAGTTTATTTGGAAGAAGCAATTCCAAAGTTGAAGGCAAATTTGACCACCACTTTTAATATCAAGAAATTGGATATTTATTTAAGAAACAGCTATTTCGGAAAGGTAACAGATCCCGGAGCAACAGATGTAAACTTAGACGGATTTTCTTCTGTGTACGAACATCCGGAATACAGCGCAAAAATTGTGACCGATTTGTCTTTAGGATATCAGATTAATGAGAAGTTCAGAATTACGCTTGGAGTTAACAATATAGGAGATGTATATCCGGACCGAAACAATCCTTCAACACCTGCCTTTACCAATACAACCCCAACTTTGTCTCCTGCACCGAGTACCGATTTAAGTAACGCAAATCAATTTGCTTATTCAAGAGCCGTTTCGCAATTTGGATTAAACGGAAGATTTGTTTTTGCACGATTAGGGTTCAAGTTTTAAATAAAAAATAAAAAAATCCCTTTCAGATTCAAAATTGCTTTAAGCTTGATTTGAAAGGGGTTTACAAAGGATTGGAGCAAAATTTATGTAGCTTAATTCTTTTTAAATGTTAAATTATACATTTTTTTTTGGTAGTTAAAAAATAGTTACTATATTTACTCTATCAAACTAGTAGAACTAAAAAAAATCTAAAAGTTTTTAATTAATACAATTTTATAAAATGAAAACAATAGCAGACAAAATGATAATGTGTTGTATGATGCGTAAATGCGTTCCGGTCTGTTGTTGCCAAAAGTGAAAGATAAAATCTTTGTTATAGTTAAACTATAAGCCCTTTTGGTAAGCCAGCCAAAAGGGCTTTTTTTATTTCATCATTTTAAA is a window from the Flavobacterium cupriresistens genome containing:
- a CDS encoding TonB-dependent receptor plug domain-containing protein; translated protein: MKNKLLLIFGLATISGLYAQENKKEKDTLQNNELSEITIVGSRSKNRVKTDVPVPVDVFNIAEITKGAPQTSVTQILNYVAPSFTSNPTSTADGTDHVDPAQLRGLGPDQVLILVNGKRRHTSALVNINGSPGRGSVGTDLNAIPSYAIERIEVLRDGAAAQYGSDAIAGVINIVLKKNAKYVSGDIQYGANVSSGSNNFKGGSDGQSLQLDLNYGTSLGKQGSYLNVTGSAVTRQATSRAGIRSNPIFNAYNAVENRAAQDGVQVNSLFSNINATPNSGQIISTLQQYAPQVSYFTPAQQTAISSASTIAQMQTALNFDVTNNELNYRGQQRSDYNMSVGQSELATGQLYFNAKYPLTEITSLYSFGGLSYRNGKSYAFNRLPNASGAFTQVYSNGFLPEIESDIVDASAAAGITTQLFGFDTDFSSNLGTNSFKYGANNTINATLGTQSPSSFDAGKVSFLQSTTNLDFSKKLDVLEGLNVAFGGEFRYENYQIKAGEQASYGLYDVNGNFVSGTLPTTSPLIVTDFFGNKRGAGAQGFSGFQATDAKEKDRKSVAAYVDLELNPTENWLLNGAARFENYSDFGNTVTFKLASLLKLNDFINWRISGQTGFRAPSLQQKYFETSSTQFINGAPYQVGYFTNDSDAAKSIGVANLKPEKSKSISTGFTFKIPEANITISTDAYFTRIDDRIVLTGQYARPTDAQITGATSPEQAEALTLFQEAFDLKGVERASFWTNGINSETKGIDVVISQKYNVVADFTIRNDFAISYNETKRVGDLNVPQSIIDAGGEPFKYSFFPESSRVYLEEAIPKLKANLTTTFNIKKLDIYLRNSYFGKVTDPGATDVNLDGFSSVYEHPEYSAKIVTDLSLGYQINEKFRITLGVNNIGDVYPDRNNPSTPAFTNTTPTLSPAPSTDLSNANQFAYSRAVSQFGLNGRFVFARLGFKF